From Yersinia hibernica, a single genomic window includes:
- the envC gene encoding murein hydrolase activator EnvC: MVTEASINGNILSSSVLPHKLVRRPWSALYASVFCAGVLLLPLSSHAADAPAAAKTADNKTQLKTIQQDIAEKEKSVQQQKQQRSSLLDQLKQQENTIAQASRSLRETQSTLTELDKEIANLTASIGKLQSKQSQQQDILSKQLDAAFKQGQHSGLQLILSGEESQRSERILAYFSYLNEARQKSIEALEQTRTNLSAEKKVLEQKKNQQKVLLDEQQTQQQKLEQARTARKKTLTSLEASLEKDQQGLAELKLNESRLRDQIAKAEREAKARAEREAKEAARVREQVKVKEQQAKKTGSSYKPSESERSLMARTGGLGRPGAQAVWPVRGNVTHRFGEALQGELRWKGMVISAPEGSEVKAIADGRVLLADWLQGYGLVVVVEHGKGDMSLYGYNQSALVNVGAQVKAGQPIALVGTSGGQGEPSLYFEIRRQGQAVNPQPWLGR; encoded by the coding sequence ATGGTTACGGAAGCTTCCATCAACGGCAATATCCTGAGCTCCTCAGTATTGCCGCATAAGTTGGTGCGTCGCCCGTGGTCAGCACTGTACGCCAGCGTTTTTTGCGCTGGCGTATTGCTGTTGCCATTATCCAGCCATGCTGCTGATGCCCCCGCGGCTGCAAAAACGGCCGACAACAAAACCCAGTTGAAAACTATTCAGCAAGATATCGCTGAGAAAGAAAAAAGTGTCCAGCAACAAAAACAGCAACGTAGTTCGTTGCTTGATCAGTTGAAACAACAGGAAAACACTATTGCTCAGGCCAGTCGTAGCCTGCGTGAAACCCAAAGTACCCTGACTGAACTGGACAAAGAAATCGCCAACCTCACCGCCTCGATTGGCAAGCTACAAAGTAAGCAATCCCAGCAACAAGATATCCTGTCAAAACAACTTGATGCCGCCTTTAAGCAAGGCCAGCACAGTGGTTTACAGCTTATTTTAAGTGGCGAAGAGAGCCAGCGCAGTGAGCGCATTTTGGCCTATTTCAGTTATCTCAATGAAGCCCGCCAGAAATCTATCGAAGCATTGGAACAAACTCGCACCAATCTGTCTGCTGAGAAGAAAGTGCTGGAGCAAAAGAAAAACCAGCAAAAAGTGTTATTGGATGAGCAACAAACTCAGCAACAAAAGCTTGAGCAAGCGCGTACAGCACGTAAGAAAACCCTAACGTCGTTGGAGGCCTCGCTGGAGAAAGATCAGCAAGGTCTGGCGGAGCTAAAACTGAACGAATCACGGTTACGTGATCAAATCGCCAAAGCCGAACGCGAAGCCAAAGCACGCGCCGAGCGGGAAGCTAAAGAAGCCGCTCGGGTACGCGAACAAGTGAAAGTCAAAGAACAACAAGCCAAGAAAACGGGTTCGAGCTATAAACCAAGTGAAAGTGAGCGCTCATTAATGGCGCGAACCGGTGGCCTGGGGCGGCCGGGTGCTCAAGCTGTTTGGCCGGTGCGGGGTAATGTAACCCATCGCTTCGGCGAAGCTTTACAAGGTGAACTCCGCTGGAAAGGTATGGTTATTTCCGCCCCAGAGGGTAGCGAAGTCAAAGCCATTGCGGATGGCCGGGTGCTACTGGCGGACTGGCTACAGGGCTACGGCCTGGTGGTGGTCGTCGAGCACGGCAAAGGGGACATGAGTTTATATGGTTACAACCAGAGTGCGCTGGTTAATGTCGGTGCTCAGGTGAAAGCAGGCCAGCCGATTGCTCTGGTGGGCACCAGCGGCGGTCAGGGCGAACCCTCACTCTATTTCGAAATCCGCCGTCAGGGGCAAGCTGTTAACCCACAACCTTGGTTAGGAAGATAA